In one Candidatus Methanoperedens sp. genomic region, the following are encoded:
- a CDS encoding polysaccharide deacetylase family protein produces the protein MVTNILTVDVEDWYMDTDISTWDLYEDRVVESTNKIIELLNESNIRATFFILGYVAEHFPDLVKRIREENHEIATHGYSHTPITQQTQSEFEEDLIKSVRILEKITGDKVMGYRACQFTVMEETAWAIDVLKRNGLKYDSSVFPIKTHLYGVPDAPLSPYHISSANIKKEADPVEEFLEIPLSVYRLPFVHKNIPIAGGFYLRLFPYWFIKYAINRINKENRYVIFYIHPWELDSDQPRVNSLKWYHYYKLSSTEKKFKKLLKEFRFASIREEILHE, from the coding sequence ATGGTAACAAATATTCTGACAGTAGATGTTGAGGATTGGTATATGGATACAGATATCTCAACATGGGATTTATATGAAGATCGGGTGGTTGAAAGCACCAATAAAATAATCGAATTATTGAATGAATCAAATATAAGAGCAACTTTTTTTATATTGGGTTATGTTGCAGAGCATTTTCCGGATTTGGTAAAGAGGATCAGAGAAGAAAATCATGAAATAGCCACACATGGATATAGCCATACTCCGATTACACAGCAAACACAATCTGAATTTGAAGAGGATTTGATAAAATCCGTTAGAATATTGGAAAAGATAACTGGGGATAAAGTAATGGGATATCGGGCTTGCCAATTTACTGTTATGGAAGAAACTGCATGGGCAATAGATGTACTAAAGAGGAATGGGTTGAAATATGATTCGAGCGTATTCCCAATAAAAACCCATCTATATGGCGTACCAGATGCCCCTTTATCACCATATCATATCTCATCGGCAAACATAAAGAAGGAAGCTGATCCGGTTGAGGAATTTTTAGAGATTCCACTTTCAGTTTATAGACTTCCATTTGTGCATAAAAATATACCAATAGCAGGAGGTTTTTATCTGAGATTATTTCCTTATTGGTTTATTAAGTACGCCATAAATAGGATTAACAAAGAAAATCGATATGTAATTTTTTATATACATCCATGGGAATTGGATTCTGATCAACCGAGGGTAAATAGTCTTAAATGGTACCATTATTATAAATTATCTTCTACAGAAAAGAAGTTTAAGAAATTATTAAAAGAGTTCAGATTTGCTTCGATACGGGAGGAAATTTTGCATGAATAA
- the wecB gene encoding UDP-N-acetylglucosamine 2-epimerase (non-hydrolyzing), with protein MSLAIILGTRPEIIKMSPVMRECERRSLDYFILHTGQHYSYSMDRVFFEQLELPEAKYNLEVGSGEHGEQTGRMMAGIEKVLIKEKPDAVMVQGDTNTVLAGALAASKLGITVGHVEAGLRSYDRRMPEELNRVLADHASGYLFAPTEKSREILLHEGIPEEKIFVTGNTIVDAVHQNLRLAKEKSILEKLNVEPNEYFLLTAHRQENVDDPARFTAMLKGIEKLSHEFDIPVIYPIHPRSRKRMEEFKIRTNGYIRLIEPLDFLDFLKLESNARLVLTDSGGVQEETCILGVPCVTLRDNTERPETVEVGSNMLAGVEPERVVECARSMLAKGNGWRNPFGDGKAAERIGRVMAGRISDDEF; from the coding sequence GTGAGCCTTGCAATAATCCTTGGAACAAGACCTGAAATCATAAAAATGTCTCCGGTTATGAGGGAATGCGAGCGAAGGAGCCTGGATTATTTTATCCTGCATACGGGTCAGCATTATTCCTACAGCATGGACAGGGTGTTCTTCGAGCAGCTTGAGCTCCCGGAGGCGAAGTATAACCTCGAGGTCGGATCAGGCGAGCACGGTGAACAGACAGGAAGGATGATGGCAGGGATCGAGAAGGTGCTCATCAAGGAGAAGCCGGATGCCGTGATGGTGCAGGGGGACACGAACACTGTGCTTGCGGGTGCGCTTGCTGCGTCCAAGCTCGGAATAACAGTGGGTCATGTAGAAGCAGGGTTGCGAAGCTATGACAGACGTATGCCTGAGGAATTAAACAGAGTCCTGGCAGACCATGCGTCAGGTTACCTCTTCGCACCCACAGAAAAATCCAGGGAAATACTGCTGCACGAAGGCATCCCCGAAGAGAAGATATTCGTTACCGGGAACACCATCGTGGATGCAGTCCATCAGAATTTAAGGCTCGCAAAGGAAAAGAGCATTCTGGAAAAGCTGAATGTAGAACCAAATGAATATTTTCTTTTGACAGCGCACAGGCAGGAGAATGTGGACGACCCTGCAAGGTTCACGGCGATGCTGAAGGGTATCGAGAAACTTAGCCATGAATTTGATATTCCTGTTATCTATCCCATCCATCCCCGCTCAAGAAAAAGGATGGAGGAGTTTAAAATCAGGACAAATGGATATATCAGATTGATAGAGCCATTGGATTTCCTTGACTTCCTGAAGCTTGAGAGCAATGCGCGCCTTGTTTTAACGGACTCGGGAGGCGTGCAGGAAGAGACCTGCATCTTGGGCGTGCCGTGCGTTACCCTCAGGGATAACACTGAGAGACCTGAGACTGTTGAGGTTGGATCGAATATGCTTGCAGGGGTTGAGCCTGAGAGGGTAGTGGAGTGCGCCAGAAGCATGCTTGCAAAGGGGAACGGCTGGAGGAATCCATTCGGGGATGGGAAAGCGGCGGAGAGGATTGGGAGGGTGATGGCGGGGAGAATATCAGATGATGAATTTTAA
- a CDS encoding glycosyltransferase family 2 protein: MTGAITAIIPAFNEEVSIGSVVLRCRQHADRVIVVEDGSKDHTAEIAEIAGAKVIRHPTNKGKGAALKTGFQVAAQNGTKVIVTLDSDGQHNPEEIPKLVAPILNGEADMVNGSRYMNGNGKNTPFYRRIGQNVLDTATNLNSGLHITDTQSGFRAFAASAVPAFKFRQSGFGIESEMLMDAASAGLRVKEVEIGVRYDVDCSTENPVSHGVRVLMKVLADMELNRPLVYFTVPGIVFAIVGIGMGLSFLRSFYLGGSLRFGPTLLMILLTLVGFFMAFTGMILHTMSRLIREKREVKA; this comes from the coding sequence ATGACCGGAGCAATAACTGCAATAATTCCCGCATTCAATGAAGAAGTATCCATAGGCAGCGTGGTATTACGCTGCAGACAGCATGCCGACCGTGTTATAGTTGTCGAGGATGGAAGTAAAGACCATACTGCAGAGATAGCTGAAATAGCGGGGGCTAAAGTTATCCGTCATCCTACCAACAAAGGCAAGGGTGCTGCGCTTAAGACAGGTTTTCAGGTTGCAGCGCAGAATGGTACAAAGGTCATCGTAACCCTTGATTCCGACGGGCAGCACAACCCTGAAGAGATCCCGAAGCTCGTGGCTCCAATCCTTAACGGAGAAGCGGACATGGTGAACGGCAGCCGCTATATGAACGGCAATGGAAAGAACACGCCTTTTTACCGACGCATAGGACAGAACGTACTTGATACAGCCACAAACCTGAACAGCGGACTTCATATTACAGATACGCAGAGCGGCTTCAGGGCGTTTGCAGCAAGTGCGGTGCCTGCATTCAAATTCAGGCAGAGCGGCTTTGGCATAGAGAGCGAGATGCTGATGGATGCAGCCAGTGCAGGATTAAGGGTAAAAGAAGTGGAGATCGGGGTGAGGTATGATGTAGATTGCTCGACAGAGAATCCGGTGAGCCACGGGGTTAGAGTCCTGATGAAGGTGCTGGCGGATATGGAGCTGAACAGACCGCTTGTTTATTTTACAGTGCCAGGGATTGTGTTCGCGATAGTGGGGATCGGGATGGGTTTGAGTTTTCTCAGGAGCTTTTATCTTGGGGGAAGCCTGAGGTTCGGTCCAACGCTGCTGATGATATTGCTTACCCTGGTGGGGTTTTTTATGGCATTTACAGGGATGATACTGCATACTATGTCGAGATTGATCCGGGAGAAACGGGAAGTGAAAGCGTGA
- a CDS encoding exosortase/archaeosortase family protein, whose product MHRSLSIEMTVQSPSIALNSHSVDTKDFYSCTTMNLMDIALKQRIGYFFIFASAAAVLFNPLKSLSNLSPEYFTLNGVYPWAVLFLCVIFLFAKRREIRDAKPAPWFAAGGAGIVIASFFLPAVALEFEIFRLLLAWVGLAFVFFGEAASLPALLLCIYGFGIAFPKLVNTFAGVQYAQATTWMVYTIAKNFITITTSGTAISMTTLSSERLIVIINAECSGAASISVFLAVFALMSLDIPLPRKQWAAMLLFGIIGTSIQNLLRLMLLLFAGYYFGPSAVEGGESFAGYIIFPLWYAFFALVYLKYARRNRMRIGQKMGNSFF is encoded by the coding sequence ATGCATCGTTCACTGTCTATCGAGATGACCGTGCAAAGCCCATCGATAGCATTGAATTCACATTCAGTTGATACAAAGGATTTTTACTCCTGCACCACTATGAACCTGATGGACATTGCGCTGAAGCAAAGGATTGGGTACTTTTTCATATTTGCCTCAGCTGCTGCAGTCCTGTTTAATCCATTGAAATCACTGTCAAACCTGTCGCCTGAATACTTTACCCTCAACGGCGTGTATCCGTGGGCAGTGCTTTTTCTTTGTGTGATCTTTTTATTCGCAAAGCGACGCGAGATCCGGGACGCGAAGCCTGCACCTTGGTTTGCAGCAGGCGGGGCAGGGATTGTGATAGCTTCTTTCTTCCTGCCTGCAGTGGCTCTGGAATTTGAAATATTCCGCCTCCTCCTTGCATGGGTGGGACTTGCGTTCGTATTTTTCGGCGAGGCTGCTTCCCTACCCGCGCTTCTTCTGTGCATATACGGCTTCGGAATAGCGTTTCCTAAGCTTGTGAATACTTTTGCAGGAGTGCAGTATGCTCAGGCTACCACATGGATGGTCTATACTATTGCGAAAAACTTTATCACGATCACAACCAGCGGTACAGCAATTTCAATGACCACGCTTTCGAGTGAAAGACTCATAGTAATCATCAATGCCGAATGTTCGGGCGCTGCCTCGATCTCTGTATTTCTTGCGGTTTTTGCCCTGATGTCTCTTGATATTCCGCTTCCAAGAAAGCAATGGGCAGCCATGTTGCTTTTTGGTATCATTGGCACCTCAATCCAGAACCTTTTGCGTCTTATGCTGCTATTGTTTGCGGGCTACTATTTCGGACCTTCCGCAGTGGAGGGGGGAGAGAGCTTTGCCGGATACATTATCTTTCCGCTATGGTACGCCTTCTTTGCTCTTGTTTACCTGAAGTATGCAAGGAGAAATCGAATGCGTATCGGACAGAAAATGGGGAATTCTTTTTTTTAA
- a CDS encoding type II CAAX endopeptidase family protein: MVNYISKKIEFSHTSSRFFILLIFIAIIVSEYIFAFKDVSYGIVLSLFITIAIYVTISVTRMEGDFVNSAESLALIPIYVLFTASLPWFFISQQYLLPAVYSLILALCFWHINERNIDLHELGFRSEGALKYALIGAALAIPTGIIEYIILMPSPSFPSFEITILLRDALYMLLFVALAEELLFRGIIMNDLKKVFGLRTAILAQSAMFGIMHMTWRSSYEIAFTFFAGVLLGYFYYRTRSLVGPIVMHGMNNIILVSLMPYIFPVVHKWFT; the protein is encoded by the coding sequence ATGGTTAATTATATTTCTAAGAAAATCGAGTTCAGCCACACGAGCTCCAGATTTTTTATTCTTTTGATCTTTATTGCCATTATTGTATCCGAGTATATATTTGCATTCAAGGATGTAAGCTACGGCATAGTGCTCTCTCTCTTTATAACGATCGCAATTTATGTCACAATATCAGTCACCAGGATGGAAGGAGATTTCGTAAATTCGGCAGAATCTCTTGCGCTAATACCAATTTATGTGCTTTTTACCGCATCCCTCCCCTGGTTTTTCATCAGCCAGCAGTACCTCTTGCCTGCGGTTTACTCTTTGATCCTTGCCCTCTGCTTTTGGCATATAAACGAGCGCAATATAGACCTTCATGAGCTTGGATTCCGTTCAGAAGGCGCACTGAAATACGCTCTCATCGGTGCAGCATTAGCTATTCCAACCGGGATTATAGAATATATAATCCTCATGCCTTCACCATCATTCCCTTCTTTTGAAATCACGATTTTGCTTCGTGATGCGCTCTATATGCTGTTATTTGTCGCTCTGGCAGAAGAACTCTTGTTCAGAGGCATTATAATGAATGACCTGAAAAAAGTGTTCGGCTTGAGAACAGCGATCCTGGCACAGAGTGCCATGTTCGGAATCATGCATATGACATGGCGCTCATCCTATGAGATTGCATTCACTTTTTTCGCGGGTGTACTTCTGGGATACTTTTATTATAGAACAAGGAGTCTCGTCGGTCCAATAGTAATGCACGGAATGAACAATATTATTCTCGTCTCTTTGATGCCGTATATATTTCCTGTTGTACATAAGTGGTTTACATGA
- a CDS encoding polysaccharide deacetylase family protein has product MKAGLRVDVDCIADALALPALLDILEKYDSRATFFIVTGPDDTFRNIGHYAGKKILDLPLRRYGMGFFHGLLKKHVESHPNLKILIDTEHEIGLHGYRHYEWMNFLQGKSKEEISTMISKGCELFENEFGFPPSSFASPGFRTSNEYLLALDDFGFDYSSDFYGDRAFYPEINGKRLKTMQVPVSMLSTGELGADDSDILRRVKELCKSEYFVFYIHPSYESVFKKNLLEQILNLTGGTRTLSEIHENPSDI; this is encoded by the coding sequence ATGAAGGCCGGGCTCAGGGTCGATGTTGACTGCATCGCGGATGCTCTGGCACTTCCTGCACTTCTTGATATTCTCGAAAAATATGATTCCAGAGCAACTTTTTTTATTGTTACAGGTCCCGATGATACATTTCGAAATATTGGGCACTATGCAGGAAAAAAAATCCTTGATCTGCCTCTCAGAAGATATGGAATGGGGTTTTTCCACGGACTTTTAAAGAAACATGTGGAATCCCATCCCAATCTTAAAATTCTCATTGATACCGAACATGAGATAGGGCTTCATGGTTACAGACATTACGAATGGATGAATTTTCTTCAAGGGAAAAGCAAAGAGGAGATCTCGACAATGATATCAAAAGGGTGCGAGCTGTTCGAAAATGAGTTCGGCTTCCCTCCAAGCTCGTTTGCTTCACCAGGTTTTCGGACCAGCAATGAATACCTCCTCGCACTCGATGATTTTGGTTTTGATTATTCCAGCGACTTCTATGGTGACAGAGCATTCTATCCGGAAATAAATGGCAAAAGGCTAAAAACCATGCAGGTTCCAGTTAGCATGCTCTCAACTGGCGAATTAGGCGCCGATGACAGCGATATACTAAGGAGGGTAAAAGAGCTTTGTAAGAGCGAATATTTTGTTTTCTACATTCATCCCTCTTATGAGTCAGTCTTTAAAAAGAACCTTTTAGAGCAAATCCTGAACCTTACAGGAGGCACCAGAACACTTTCGGAGATTCATGAAAATCCTTCAGATATATGA
- a CDS encoding glycosyltransferase family 4 protein, giving the protein MKILQIYELDPLKRIGGVEVAVFELSRHLAELGHEVTVVSGADGTCGEYTQDGVRFINIDFLNILKVARSRGGLSLARQAAFLPIILSKKLSGYDIYHGHVYTSGIAANILARRYGGVAVNTIHGSYYPEWDLLVNPVAAAFYRSVERILAPALAHMSDMQIHTGGYFAQQVLRWGAQTEKIKVIYNGVDVKKFNPGIKPVTSAYHCPVLVTARRLVRKNGVDRLMRFMPFILENKKCRLLIVGDGPERYNLMHLADELGIKESVDFLGAIPHENIAEYIALGDIAVVPSIVEASSIFMLEAMAMCKPVVATGAWGLEEIINGKNGVLTDAEHLGEEIAVLLSDERRLKEIGKNARRYVIENHTWEKIAKRIEYEYLRLL; this is encoded by the coding sequence ATGAAAATCCTTCAGATATATGAGCTTGATCCGCTGAAACGAATCGGGGGCGTGGAGGTTGCTGTTTTCGAACTCTCGCGCCACCTTGCTGAGCTGGGGCATGAAGTAACTGTTGTATCAGGAGCAGATGGAACATGTGGAGAATACACGCAGGATGGAGTTCGCTTTATTAACATAGATTTCTTGAATATTCTTAAAGTTGCACGTTCCCGTGGCGGACTTTCGCTTGCCAGGCAAGCTGCATTTCTACCCATCATACTCTCAAAAAAACTGAGCGGATATGACATATACCACGGGCATGTGTACACTTCCGGGATTGCTGCGAACATCCTTGCAAGAAGGTACGGCGGGGTTGCAGTGAATACTATCCATGGCTCCTACTATCCAGAATGGGATTTACTCGTGAACCCTGTGGCTGCTGCATTCTATAGATCGGTAGAACGCATCCTTGCGCCTGCTCTGGCGCATATGTCCGATATGCAAATCCATACAGGCGGTTACTTTGCACAGCAAGTGCTCAGATGGGGTGCGCAAACAGAAAAAATCAAAGTGATTTACAATGGGGTTGATGTCAAGAAGTTCAATCCGGGAATTAAACCTGTTACATCTGCCTACCACTGCCCTGTCCTTGTGACGGCAAGGAGGCTAGTCAGAAAAAACGGTGTGGACAGACTGATGCGCTTCATGCCTTTCATACTCGAGAATAAAAAGTGCAGGCTTCTTATAGTAGGCGATGGACCCGAACGCTACAATCTGATGCACCTGGCTGATGAGCTTGGTATAAAAGAGAGCGTGGATTTTCTGGGTGCAATACCTCATGAGAACATAGCAGAATACATTGCATTGGGGGACATCGCAGTGGTACCCAGTATAGTGGAGGCTTCAAGCATCTTTATGCTTGAAGCCATGGCGATGTGCAAGCCTGTTGTCGCAACGGGTGCATGGGGGCTTGAAGAAATCATAAACGGAAAGAATGGTGTGCTCACGGATGCCGAACACCTCGGGGAAGAAATTGCAGTGCTGCTCTCCGACGAGCGAAGGTTAAAGGAAATTGGGAAGAATGCACGCAGGTATGTGATCGAAAACCATACCTGGGAAAAGATTGCAAAACGTATAGAATACGAATATCTCAGGCTCTTGTGA